A DNA window from Polyangiaceae bacterium contains the following coding sequences:
- a CDS encoding response regulator, with the protein MDPYAEISVLAVDDHPANLRALDALLAERRVRLTTAASGEEALRLLMDREFALILLDLHLPGIDGLETARLIRSSPRSESTPIIFLTAHDPVESQVMRAYALGAVDFLFKPIIPEVLLAKVRVFIDLFDKTLQISRHAEELREVERRHHELRLEQERRYWRESQLREELALERRIYADRQRQVAILRSIGDAVVAADGDWRITLLNPAAERLTGWSESEALRQPLSRVVRLLDRRTRAPVPISSDGSNPELVLVDRNGREVPVGQNVAAVLAEEQRRVGVVLVLRAEANARRSESFARIRSNAALALESGAVHPSVRPLLNEIKSVCDSQVSSPTVGVSGTYAKRAVRLLLVGASSSDRGVLEGCLQEMGHCVQAVETGEEAVLSYRRSAEDGELFDAVFLDLNVVGWKTTLAELHGIDPKVCVVALSSRSNDGVMTRHRALGFFSALAKPIHFAMLARELHQIVLGRARTSSAAGALALCSVSKS; encoded by the coding sequence ATGGATCCGTACGCCGAAATTTCAGTCCTGGCCGTAGACGATCATCCGGCGAACTTGCGCGCGCTCGACGCGCTCCTTGCCGAGCGACGCGTCCGCTTGACCACGGCCGCCTCGGGCGAGGAAGCGTTGCGGTTGTTGATGGACCGCGAATTTGCACTCATCTTGCTGGACCTACACCTGCCAGGGATAGATGGACTGGAGACCGCTCGGTTGATTCGCAGCAGCCCCCGGAGCGAGTCCACCCCGATTATCTTTTTGACCGCGCACGACCCAGTAGAGAGCCAAGTGATGCGCGCGTATGCGCTCGGGGCAGTCGACTTCTTGTTCAAGCCGATAATCCCCGAAGTGCTTCTGGCGAAGGTGCGGGTATTCATCGACTTGTTCGACAAGACCCTTCAGATCTCTCGACATGCGGAAGAGTTGCGTGAAGTGGAGCGACGACACCACGAGCTGCGCTTGGAGCAAGAACGCCGCTACTGGAGAGAGTCCCAACTGCGCGAGGAGCTGGCTCTCGAGCGTCGAATCTACGCCGACCGGCAGCGCCAAGTTGCCATCCTTCGCAGCATCGGCGATGCGGTTGTCGCTGCGGACGGGGATTGGCGCATCACGCTTCTCAACCCCGCTGCGGAGAGGTTGACGGGTTGGTCGGAATCCGAGGCACTGCGGCAGCCCTTGAGTCGCGTGGTTCGGCTCTTGGATCGGCGGACGCGAGCGCCAGTGCCCATATCGTCGGACGGGTCCAATCCAGAACTCGTGTTGGTAGACCGGAACGGCCGTGAGGTGCCGGTCGGGCAGAACGTGGCGGCAGTGCTGGCGGAAGAACAGCGCCGTGTCGGCGTGGTGCTCGTGCTGCGCGCGGAGGCCAACGCACGTCGATCCGAATCCTTCGCGCGTATTCGCTCGAACGCGGCGCTCGCTCTCGAAAGCGGCGCGGTCCATCCGAGCGTCCGGCCGCTGCTGAACGAGATCAAAAGCGTTTGTGATTCGCAGGTTTCGTCGCCCACGGTTGGCGTCTCGGGAACGTACGCAAAGCGTGCAGTACGTCTGCTGTTGGTGGGCGCGAGTTCGTCGGACCGAGGCGTGCTGGAGGGCTGCTTGCAGGAAATGGGGCACTGTGTGCAGGCGGTCGAGACGGGTGAGGAAGCCGTTCTGAGCTATCGGCGGAGCGCGGAAGATGGCGAGCTATTCGACGCCGTCTTCCTGGATCTTAACGTGGTCGGGTGGAAGACGACGTTGGCGGAGTTGCATGGCATCGATCCGAAGGTCTGCGTCGTCGCCTTGAGCTCGCGAAGCAACGATGGTGTGATGACCCGACACCGGGCCTTGGGTTTCTTTTCCGCGCTCGCCAAGCCGATCCACTTTGCCATGCTGGCCCGTGAGCTCCACCAGATCGTTCTCGGGCGAGCCCGAACGTCGTCTGCGGCTGGCGCGCTGGCCCTATGTTCCGTCTCGAAGTCTTGA
- a CDS encoding CoA-binding protein produces the protein MAHPLETVIRNAHGFVVIGDSSQGRFPAQSYNNYTKTGVKFYALDLGGLTESRGGTKGGKVYTKVEDLPDDRGDLAVIWVKPKSARHAVDVARDAGCKRVWFSFGSGHREAVERAAELEMEVVEIGRCPVHFLADQVPACRAHTVLLKLTGGYGKPPQLDPNARRRELV, from the coding sequence ATGGCTCACCCCCTAGAGACGGTCATCCGCAACGCCCACGGCTTCGTCGTCATCGGCGACTCTTCTCAGGGGCGCTTTCCGGCGCAGAGCTACAACAACTACACCAAGACCGGTGTGAAGTTCTACGCTTTGGACCTCGGTGGCCTGACGGAATCTCGCGGCGGCACCAAGGGTGGCAAGGTGTACACCAAAGTGGAGGACTTGCCGGACGACCGCGGAGACCTCGCCGTGATCTGGGTGAAGCCCAAGAGCGCGCGCCACGCGGTGGACGTAGCCCGGGACGCGGGCTGCAAGCGCGTGTGGTTCAGCTTCGGCTCCGGTCATCGCGAAGCGGTCGAGCGCGCAGCCGAGCTCGAGATGGAAGTCGTCGAGATCGGTCGCTGCCCAGTGCATTTTCTGGCGGACCAGGTACCGGCCTGCCGCGCCCACACCGTTCTGCTCAAGCTGACCGGCGGCTACGGCAAGCCGCCGCAGTTGGATCCGAACGCCCGGCGCCGCGAGCTGGTCTGA
- a CDS encoding GFA family protein, translated as MRYEGRCHCGKLRFAFRSEPITTGKRCNCSICKRKGAVMSSTYFPAEDFEPIENVEELSDYRWGDHDVNHLFCKTCGIYPYHGDDGFGYRVNLGCVDAIDVMSLDVGIIDGKSL; from the coding sequence ATCCGCTACGAAGGGCGCTGCCATTGCGGCAAACTCCGCTTCGCTTTTCGGAGCGAGCCCATCACGACGGGGAAGCGATGCAATTGTTCCATCTGCAAGCGCAAGGGCGCGGTCATGTCGTCGACGTATTTCCCGGCAGAGGACTTCGAACCGATCGAGAACGTGGAGGAGCTGTCGGACTACCGCTGGGGTGACCACGACGTGAACCATCTGTTCTGCAAGACCTGCGGCATCTACCCGTATCATGGGGACGACGGCTTCGGTTATCGCGTGAATCTCGGCTGCGTGGACGCCATCGACGTGATGTCCCTGGACGTGGGCATTATCGACGGCAAGAGCCTGTAA
- a CDS encoding NADP-dependent oxidoreductase, producing the protein MMKAIRFTSYGPADVLQLADVPAPVPGPREVLVAVHAAAVNPVDCKIRGGSHRAIIRPRFPVVPGMDLSGVVSAVGKDVTRFRVGDAVFASPNHHRMGSYAELAVVSESELARKPASLTHEQAASLPLVALTAWDALVTRGHLRQGERVLIQAGAGGVGSVAIQIAKHFGAEVLATCSRGNVERVRELGADVIIDYGAERYEDVARGAEMIVDSLGPAHWRRELTTVQRGGRIIGLTTGLPEAAKRFGPALGMAYALTQIASFVIRARLSKNVRFVPMSRAPSGETLTRIAELVEAGALRPVIDSVLPLEQAAEAHRRVEGGHCHGKVVLAVAS; encoded by the coding sequence ATGATGAAAGCAATTCGATTCACGAGCTATGGCCCCGCGGACGTGCTCCAGCTGGCAGACGTACCAGCACCGGTCCCCGGTCCCCGGGAGGTGTTGGTGGCGGTGCACGCAGCCGCCGTCAATCCGGTGGACTGCAAGATCCGCGGCGGCAGCCACCGCGCCATCATCCGCCCCCGATTTCCCGTCGTCCCGGGGATGGACCTCTCCGGCGTCGTGAGCGCCGTAGGCAAGGACGTGACGCGCTTCCGCGTCGGAGACGCCGTGTTCGCCTCACCGAATCACCACCGCATGGGAAGCTACGCCGAGCTCGCCGTGGTGAGCGAGAGCGAGCTCGCCCGCAAGCCCGCGTCCCTGACGCACGAGCAAGCCGCATCACTACCGCTGGTGGCGCTCACCGCTTGGGACGCGCTCGTCACCCGCGGCCACCTGCGGCAGGGCGAACGGGTGCTGATCCAGGCCGGCGCCGGCGGCGTGGGCTCGGTAGCGATTCAGATCGCGAAGCACTTTGGTGCGGAGGTGCTGGCCACCTGCAGTCGAGGCAACGTGGAGCGAGTGCGAGAGCTCGGCGCCGACGTGATCATCGACTACGGCGCAGAGCGTTATGAAGACGTGGCTCGCGGAGCAGAAATGATCGTCGACAGCCTCGGTCCCGCTCACTGGCGGCGCGAGCTCACCACGGTTCAGCGCGGTGGTCGCATCATCGGCCTGACGACCGGACTGCCGGAAGCCGCCAAGCGGTTCGGCCCCGCGCTGGGCATGGCGTACGCGCTGACTCAGATCGCAAGCTTCGTGATCCGCGCTCGTTTGTCGAAAAATGTGCGCTTCGTGCCGATGTCACGGGCTCCCAGTGGAGAGACGCTGACGCGCATCGCGGAGCTCGTGGAAGCGGGTGCACTCCGACCGGTGATCGACAGCGTGTTGCCTCTGGAGCAGGCAGCGGAAGCGCATCGCCGCGTGGAGGGCGGGCATTGCCACGGAAAGGTGGTCCTCGCCGTCGCGAGCTGA
- a CDS encoding VTT domain-containing protein: MSPRLRTTLLVIVLAGLLAGGIALHRTGQLRPDVIGAWIRSLGIWAAPVFVAAFAAGQLLHLPGTAFVVAARTAWGPVFGFALAYGAAVVAVTVPFVLTRRARGTGERSFRPRWRWLARLLDRVEVHPVRSVVLLRLVLWLSPPLGYALAFTGIRTRDYVVGSALGLAPCIALVSCGVGWIFG; the protein is encoded by the coding sequence GTGAGCCCGCGCCTACGCACCACGCTGCTCGTGATCGTGCTCGCGGGGCTGCTCGCCGGCGGCATCGCGCTGCACCGCACCGGCCAACTGCGGCCTGACGTGATTGGTGCTTGGATCCGCTCGCTCGGGATCTGGGCAGCTCCGGTATTCGTGGCGGCCTTCGCTGCGGGGCAGCTCTTGCATCTTCCGGGCACGGCCTTCGTGGTCGCGGCACGTACGGCCTGGGGTCCGGTGTTCGGTTTTGCCTTGGCCTATGGCGCCGCCGTGGTCGCCGTCACGGTGCCCTTCGTGCTCACGCGCCGCGCCCGCGGCACGGGCGAGCGCAGCTTTCGGCCCCGTTGGCGCTGGCTGGCGCGCCTGTTGGACCGAGTGGAAGTGCACCCGGTCCGAAGCGTGGTGCTCCTTCGGCTGGTGCTGTGGCTGTCTCCGCCTCTGGGTTACGCCCTCGCCTTCACCGGCATTCGCACTCGAGACTACGTGGTCGGCTCCGCGCTCGGGTTGGCCCCTTGCATCGCCCTCGTCAGCTGTGGGGTGGGATGGATCTTCGGATGA
- a CDS encoding TetR family transcriptional regulator, which produces MARPANADADATRRHILTAATAAFGQHGLDGCTVREIATAAGVTFAAVHHYFGTKDELYATCLDQAFAELSAIGAEIAGVVARSKCPVQDAVRHAFRAARAKPDRSRFLLRAFVYESSPIAQDRVRKAQRMLLGSATELLAPRDYGKRIPLVGIGILITRFAVAPKSELSLFAEETGDANAAIEAYLVDVATHTLEAA; this is translated from the coding sequence ATGGCCCGCCCCGCCAATGCCGACGCCGACGCGACACGCCGCCACATCCTGACGGCTGCCACCGCCGCGTTTGGTCAGCACGGCCTCGATGGTTGCACAGTGCGGGAGATCGCCACAGCGGCGGGGGTCACCTTCGCAGCCGTCCACCACTACTTCGGAACCAAGGACGAGCTGTACGCCACCTGCCTCGATCAGGCGTTCGCGGAGCTTTCGGCGATCGGCGCGGAGATCGCTGGGGTGGTCGCGCGCTCCAAGTGCCCGGTTCAAGACGCCGTCCGTCACGCCTTTCGCGCCGCGCGCGCCAAGCCCGACCGCAGTCGCTTCCTGCTTCGCGCCTTCGTTTACGAGAGCTCTCCCATCGCGCAGGACCGGGTGCGCAAGGCGCAGCGGATGCTCCTGGGCAGCGCTACCGAACTGCTCGCGCCCCGCGACTATGGCAAGCGCATTCCACTCGTGGGCATCGGGATCCTGATCACGCGCTTTGCCGTGGCTCCGAAGAGCGAGCTGTCGCTGTTCGCGGAAGAGACGGGCGACGCGAATGCCGCCATCGAGGCGTATCTCGTGGATGTGGCGACACACACACTGGAGGCCGCGTGA
- a CDS encoding glycosyltransferase, with protein MIEDVEVKPGHRLEDYEAYAHLSRAVDELRREAEPLVKALSGRTVWMVNSTAKGGGVAEMLPRQVALLNELGLQTRWCVIGTERTEFFDLTKRLHNAIHGAGAPSFSADDRALYETVGKELAAELGPRLAPGDVLVVHDPQPAAMGARIRQSQDVVAIWRCHIGLDEENAQTQAAWKLLEPYLHEYDHGVFTAPEYIPHFLAGRSSLITPALDPLTNKNRPLSAHRLTGILCNAGLMLQHNPVLPGPFAKPALRLQPDGSFGPAVQPDEIGLLFRPTVTQISRWDRLKGWKPLLDAFTQLKQQYPALEELSEVQKRRFSLCRLVLAGPEPAAVADDPEAKDVLEELIQGYVALPKDVQKDVVMLSLPMGSTRENALMVNALQSCSSIVVQNSVREGFGLTVTEPMLKGVPVLGSPACGIRQQIRDGIDGRLHHDASDPAVIATALVEMLNDPVGRADWGRHGQRRVYDEFLIFSQLRRWLRTLAAAVDRGSLTPPRPSKFPPSSR; from the coding sequence GTGATCGAAGACGTCGAGGTGAAGCCAGGTCACCGCCTGGAGGACTACGAAGCCTACGCGCATCTGTCGCGAGCCGTCGACGAGCTGCGCCGGGAAGCAGAGCCCCTCGTGAAGGCGCTCTCCGGACGCACCGTGTGGATGGTGAACTCCACCGCCAAAGGGGGCGGCGTCGCAGAAATGCTGCCGAGACAGGTCGCGTTGCTCAACGAGCTGGGCCTCCAGACCCGTTGGTGCGTCATCGGCACGGAACGTACGGAGTTCTTCGATCTCACCAAGCGTCTGCACAACGCCATTCACGGCGCCGGCGCCCCCAGCTTCAGCGCGGACGACCGCGCCCTGTACGAGACCGTCGGCAAGGAGCTCGCAGCCGAGCTCGGCCCACGCCTCGCTCCGGGCGACGTGCTGGTGGTGCACGACCCACAACCTGCGGCCATGGGCGCCCGCATTCGCCAGAGTCAAGACGTCGTCGCCATCTGGCGCTGCCACATTGGTCTGGACGAGGAGAATGCGCAGACGCAAGCCGCCTGGAAGCTGCTCGAGCCGTACCTGCACGAGTACGACCACGGCGTCTTCACCGCGCCGGAATACATTCCGCACTTCCTGGCGGGGCGCTCCTCTCTCATCACTCCCGCCCTCGACCCGCTCACGAACAAGAACCGACCGCTCTCGGCGCACCGCCTCACGGGCATCCTGTGCAACGCCGGACTGATGCTCCAGCACAACCCGGTGCTGCCCGGCCCCTTCGCCAAGCCCGCGCTGCGACTCCAGCCGGACGGCAGCTTCGGACCCGCGGTGCAACCCGACGAAATCGGGCTCCTGTTCCGACCCACGGTCACGCAGATCTCTCGCTGGGATCGCCTGAAGGGCTGGAAGCCGCTGCTGGACGCCTTCACTCAGCTCAAGCAGCAGTACCCCGCCCTGGAAGAGCTGTCGGAGGTGCAGAAACGTCGCTTCTCGTTGTGTCGCCTGGTGCTCGCCGGTCCCGAGCCGGCCGCCGTGGCGGACGATCCCGAAGCCAAGGACGTACTCGAAGAGCTGATCCAGGGCTACGTGGCCTTGCCCAAGGACGTGCAGAAGGACGTGGTCATGCTGTCGTTGCCGATGGGGTCGACACGAGAAAACGCCCTGATGGTGAACGCGCTGCAGAGCTGCTCGTCCATCGTCGTTCAGAACTCCGTTCGTGAGGGCTTCGGCTTGACGGTCACGGAGCCGATGCTCAAAGGCGTGCCCGTGCTCGGCTCGCCGGCGTGTGGCATACGCCAGCAGATCCGCGACGGCATCGATGGCCGGCTGCACCACGACGCATCGGATCCCGCCGTCATTGCCACCGCGCTGGTGGAGATGCTGAACGACCCGGTCGGCCGCGCCGACTGGGGCCGCCACGGCCAGCGCCGCGTGTACGACGAGTTCCTGATCTTCTCCCAGCTCCGCCGTTGGCTCCGAACGCTCGCCGCCGCCGTGGATCGCGGCAGCCTCACTCCGCCGAGGCCGAGCAAGTTCCCGCCGTCGTCGCGCTGA